From Tripterygium wilfordii isolate XIE 37 chromosome 16, ASM1340144v1, whole genome shotgun sequence, one genomic window encodes:
- the LOC119981322 gene encoding NAC domain-containing protein 53-like, with protein MGSGSDSATALAPGFRFHPTDEELVRYYLKRKVCNKPFRSNPISVTDVYGYEPWDLPSRSKLKSRDLEWYFFSALDKKYVNGSKTNRATEKGYWKTTGKDRPVRRNTRTVGMKKTLVYHLGRAPHGERSNWVMHEYRLTDEDLEKAGIAQDAYVLCRIFQKSGSGPKNGEQYGAPFIEEEWDNDEVVTLPAEKAVAAVDEVDFGYGPPVEADNLEQNENGVYFEEPSCPPDFSYEDTSNDIDLLRGFSEDDQKPMIGNRELQYGQLPGTDNNLPPEEFEIDAKPVKDEYFAVEASNDGYLNDVNYLVSEPYIDAIDHPSHGDGFYLEANEAEAGGFEMVDEFLNFFDTENENLPFDPPECLENENNHYDQVSQSVKDVCRAGEDTPMLVHRDQFATLGNADASSSKQKHEDAKPFKPEVDYPFIQKASHLLGGISPPAFASELPMKDASLYRNSASSSSSSVRVTAGIIRIENMSLSSGKNGDLSIVFSICISEGNISPPSLLPMGSSLSGKTGSATTWSWFFLMFFWVLLLAVSFKIATHICAN; from the exons ATGGGCAGTGGCAGTGACTCGGCAACCGCACTCGCTCCTGGGTTCCGATTCCATCCAACCGATGAGGAACTCGTTCGATACTACCTGAAGCGCAAGGTCTGCAACAAACCCTTCCGCTCGAACCCAATCTCCGTCACCGACGTCTATGGATACGAGCCCTGGGACCTTCCAA GTAGATCGAAGCTGAAGAGCAGGGATTTGGAGTGGTATTTCTTTAGTGCGTTGGACAAGAAGTATGTGAACGGTTCGAAGACGAACCGTGCAACGGAGAAAGGCTACTGGAAGACTACAGGTAAGGACCGACCTGTTCGCCGGAATACCCGGACTGTCGGTATGAAGAAAACTCTCGTGTACCATCTCGGCCGAGCTCCCCATGGTGAGCGCTCCAATTGGGTCATGCACGAGTATCGCCTTACTGATGAAGATCTGGAAAAAGCGGGGATAGCCCag GATGCATATGTTTTGTGTAGAATATTTCAGAAGAGTGGTTCGGGTCCGAAGAATGGGGAGCAATACGGAGCTCCTTTTATTGAGGAGGAATGGGACAATGATGAGGTGGTGACCTTACCTGCTGAGAAAGCCGTGGCAGCTGTTGATGAGGTTGATTTTGGCTATGGTCCCCCCGTTGAGGCTGATAATCTGGAACAG AATGAAAATGGTGTATATTTTGAGGAGCCTTCTTGCCCACCGGACTTCTCTTATGAAGATACAAGTAATGATATTGACCTTTTGAGGGGATTCAGTGAAGATGATCAGAAGCCCATGATAGGCAATCGTGAATTGCAGTATGGTCAATTGCCCGGCACTGACAATAACTTACCACCTGAGGAATTTGAGATAGATGCAAAACCAGTCAAAGACGAATATTTTGCTGTGGAAGCGAGTAATGATGGGTATCTTAATGATGTCAATTACTTGGTTTCTGAACCGTACATAGATGCTATCGATCATCCTTCGCATGGTGATGGATTCTACCTGGAAGCTAATGAGGCAGAAGCTGGAGGTTTTGAAATGGTTGATGAGTTCCTCAACTTTTTCGATAccgaaaatgaaaatttgccTTTTGATCCTCCAGAATGTCTGGAAAATGAGAACAATCATTATGACCAGGTTTCTCAAAGTGTAAAG GATGTCTGCAGAGCCGGTGAGGACACACCCATGCTGGTGCACCGAGATCAATTTGCTACACTTGGAAATGCTGATGCTTCTTCCTCGAAACAGAAGCATGAAGATGCTAAACCATTTAAGCCGG AAGTGGACTATCCATTTATTCAAAAGGCCAGTCACTTATTGGGAGGCATTTCTCCTCCTGCATTTGCTTCCGAGTTGCCTATGAAGGATGCATCTCTCTACCGAAATTCAGCTTCATCATCTTCCAGTTCAGTTAGGGTTACTGCTGGTATAATCAGAATAGAGAATATGAGTTTGTCATCTGGAAAGAATGGAGACCTCAGCATCGTCTTTTCTATTTGCATTTCGGAAGGAAATATTAGTCCTCCCAGTTTGTTGCCAATGGGTAGCTCATTGTCAGGAAAGACAGGATCTGCAACAACGTGGAGCTGGTTCTTCTTGATGTTCTTCTGGGTTCTGCTTCTTGCAGTGAGTTTTAAAATTGCAACCCATATTTGTGCCAATTGA
- the LOC119980415 gene encoding eukaryotic translation initiation factor 6-2 — MATRLQFENSCEVGVFSKLTNAYCLVAIGGSENFYSTFETELADVIPVVKTSIGGTRIIGRLCAGNKNGLLVPHTTTDQELQHLRNSLPDQVVVQRIEEKLSALGNCIACNDHVALTHTDLDRETEEVVADVLGVEVFRQTIAGNILVGSYCTFSNRGGLVHPHTSIEDLDELSTLLQVPLVAGTVNRGSEVIAAGMTVNDWTAFCGSDTTATELSVIESVFKLREAQPSSIVDEMRKSLVDTYV; from the exons ATGGCAACAA GACTTCAGTTTGAGAATTCATGTGAAGTTGGGGTGTTCTCCAAGCTGACCAATGCATACTGTCTGGTTGCCATAGGTGGATCAGAAAACTTCTATAG CACCTTTGAGACGGAGTTAGCAGACGTCATTCCTGTAGTCAAGACCTCAATTGGGGGCACTAGGATAATTGGGAGGCTATGCGCAG GGAATAAAAATGGGCTTCTTGTTCCACACACAACTACCGACCAAG AACTTCAACACCTGAGGAATAGTCTACCTGATCAAGTTGTTGTCCAAAGGATAGAGGAGAAACTATCTGCTCTGGGTAATTGCATAGCTTGCAATGACCATGTTGCTCTTACACACACCGACCTGGACAGG GAAACCGAGGAGGTTGTTGCGGATGTACTTGGTGTAGAAGTTTTCAGGCAGACAATTGCTGGTAACATTCTTGTGGGCAGCTACTGTACCTTCTCTAACAGAGGTGGCTTG GTCCATCCCCATACTTCCATTGAAGATCTGGACGAACTTTCCACACTTCTTCAGGTCCCATTGGTTGCTGGAACTGTTAACCGTGGAAGTGAAGTGATAGCCGCTGGAATGACAGTAAATGACTGGACAGCCTTCTGTGGGTCAGACACTACAGCTACCGAACTGTCTGTCATTGAGAGCGTGTTCAAGTTGAGGGAAGCACAACCTAGTTCCATTGTTGATGAAATGAGGAAATCATTAGTCGACACTTATGTTTGA
- the LOC119981341 gene encoding NAC domain containing protein 50-like, translating to MGRVTSTELTLSTPSPPGEHEFEALAGKGPAAVEPSGTAARTPKTTSSTALAPGFRFHPTDEELVSYYLKRKVTKKPVRFNAIAEVDIYKNEPWDLAGKSRFKTRDQEWYFFSALDKKYGNGARMNRATGKGYWKATGKDREVRHDSQVIAMKKTLVFHAGRAPDGKRTNWVMHEYRLIDEELEKIGASQMEGYVLCRVFHKSNIGPPNGNRYAPFVEEEWDDGQQALVPGLDAAVDGVAGDDAYVDRNEFPQDSNAMDKDSLGHNELQRASQDILPQCKRERLEDYPPVCMLNTEAPIPLLQYKRRRHNDSDPNHSNGSDSSTRTTQDGSSSTSSMMTTSSPNAATTTAISALLEFSLMGSMERKEGPRFHAPSFDINLDTSVPPSCVKLINDLHNEIHKISVERESLKLEMLSAQAMINILQTRIDFLSKENEDLKRRKTQDN from the exons ATGGGTCGTGTAACGTCTACTGAGTTAACCCTCTCAACCCCATCGCCGCCAGGAGAGCATGAATTTGAGGCTTTAGCTGGGAAAGGACCGGCGGCGGTGGAACCATCTGGGACGGCGGCTAGAACGCCCAAAACGACGAGTTCGACGGCTTTGGCACCTGGGTTTCGATTCCATCCGACCGATGAAGAGCTTGTGAGCTACTATTTGAAGCGGAAAGTCACCAAGAAACCCGTTCGCTTCAACGCCATTGCGGAAGTTGATATCTACAAGAACGAGCCATGGGACCTTGCAG GAAAGTCAAGGTTTAAGACAAGGGACCAAGAATGGTACTTCTTCAGTGCATTGGACAAGAAGTATGGTAATGGGGCAAGAATGAATAGGGCCACTGGAAAAGGATATTGGAAGGCAACTGGCAAGGACCGCGAGGTTCGCCATGATTCTCAGGTCATTGCAATGAAGAAGACTCTTGTGTTCCATGCTGGCCGAGCCCCGGATGGAAAACGTACCAATTGGGTCATGCATGAGTATCGGCTTATCGATGAGGAATTGGAAAAGATTGGAGCATCTCAG ATGGAAGGATATGTATTGTGTCGAGTGTTTCACAAGAGTAATATAGGGCCACCCAATGGGAATAGATATGCACCTTTTGTGGAAGAGGAATGGGATGATGGCCAACAAGCTTTGGTCCCAGGGTTAGATGCTGCAGTCGATGGGGTGGCTGGTGATGATGCTTATGTTGACAGAAATGAATTTCCGCAG GATAGTAATGCCATGGATAAGGACTCTCTTGGTCACAATGAACTTCAGAGAGCCTCCCAAGATATTTTACCCCAGTGCAAGCGTGAAAGATTGGAGGATTATCCCCCAGTTTGTATGCTTAACACAGAAGCCCCGATCCCCCTCCTCCAGTATAAGAGGAGAAGGCATAATGATTCAGATCCGAACCACTCAAATGGTTCAGATAGTTCAACAAGGACAACTCAAGATGGTTCCTCCTCTACAAGCTCGATGATGACGACAAGTTCTCCAAATGCTGCAACAACAACAGCGATATCTGCATTGCTGGAATTCTCACTTATGGGGTCTATGGAACGCAAAGAAGGTCCTCGTTTTCACGCTCCCTCCTTTGATATCAATCTTGACACATCGGTTCCTCCAAGCTGTGTGAAGTTAATCAACGATTTGCATAATGAGATTCACAAGATATCTGTTGAGAGGGAGTCTTTGAAGCTTGAAATGTTGAGCGCTCAAGCGATGATTAACATTCTTCAAACCCGAATTGATTTTCTAAGCAAGGAAAACGAGGATCTGAAGCGGAGGAAGACTCAGGACAATTAG